A single region of the Salvia miltiorrhiza cultivar Shanhuang (shh) chromosome 8, IMPLAD_Smil_shh, whole genome shotgun sequence genome encodes:
- the LOC130998635 gene encoding putative RING-H2 finger protein ATL69, whose product MEFFIKWFAVGVLIGAAVYLVSIMLAICFCCFSDRSCIDILFPKAAPAPMVFDTVTGNEGADDGGCAICLSEYAAGERRATISECNHRFHALCIETWFQHKCTCPLCRHDLV is encoded by the coding sequence ATGGAATTCTTCATCAAATGGTTTGCTGTAGGGGTTTTGATAGGAGCTGCAGTGTATCTCGTTTCTATTATGCTAGCTATTTGCTTTTGCTGTTTTTCAGACAGGAGTTGCATCGACATCCTATTTCCGAAGGCGGCCCCCGCTCCTATGGTGTTCGATACAGTCACCGGCAACGAAGGAGCGGACGACGGCGGCTGCGCCATCTGCCTCAGCGAGtacgccgccggcgagcggcgcgccACCATCTCCGAATGCAACCACCGGTTCCACGCTCTTTGTATCGAGACATGGTTCCAACACAAGTGCACTTGCCCTCTATGTCGTCACGATCTTGTTTGA
- the LOC130998636 gene encoding uncharacterized protein LOC130998636: MPPRRAPEDEQRAPPVNNNGVDFAQFLLALQGFMQQQQDGGMNAGQPRVRNFEIIEQFRRMGPPRFKGTEGPEDTEEWIRELERIFELMGCSEEQKDFKELIMDRYFPQSYITQKETEFLNLKQGNMTLVDYERKFNKLSRYAPYLVDTDVKKARRFEQGLRPEICGIISALRLPTYREVIDRAQAVSNGLQLEIKDQQYRDSFGKRKWEDFGKGKNAPTNKKWQPTRGSSTGSASSKSSNEKSQCPKCNKFHIGECWRGKNVCYSCGDPGHMSYNCPKNKKETQKNIQEPMKKVKPRVFAMT, encoded by the exons ATGCCCCCGCGACGCGCTCCGGAAGATGAGCAGCGAGCCCCACCTGTGAATAACAATGGGGTTGATTTTGCTCAATTTCTACTAGCTCTCCAAGGCTTTATGCAGCAACAACAAGATGGTGGCATGAATGCTGGACAACCTCGAGTAAGGAATTTTGAAATTATTGAACAGTTTCGAAGGATGGGTCCACCAAGATTTAAGGGAACCGAAGGGCCTGAAGACACGGAAGAATGGATTCGTGAGCTCGAACGAATATTTGAGCTTATGGGCTGTAGTGAAGAGCAAAAA GACTTCAAGGAGCTGATAATGGATCGCTATTTTCCTCAATCCTACATAACACAAAAGGAGACCGAGTTCCTCAATCTCAAGCAAGGAAATATGACGCTAGTCGACTATGAGAGAAAATTCAACAAATTGTCTCGATATGCACCATACCTAGTCGACACGGATGTGAAGAAAGCGCGTCGGTTCGAGCAAGGCTTACGACCTGAAATTTGTGGAATAATATCCGCCTTGAGATTGCCAACTTATAGAGAAGTTATCGACCGAGCTCAAGCAGTCTCCAATGGCTTGCAACTCGAGATCAAAGATCAACAATACCGTGACTCATtcggaaagagaaaatgggaagaTTTTGGAAAAGGGAAAAATGCTCCAACAAACAAGAAATGGCAACCAACACGTGGTTCTTCAACAGGATCTGCATCATCCAAATCAAGCAATGAGAAGTCTCAATGCCCAAAGTGTAATAAATTCCACATAGGCGAGTGTTGGCGTGGGAAGAACGTCTGCTACTCCTGCGGCGATCCAGGACACATGTCATATAACTGTCCAAAGAACAAGAAGGAGACGCAAAAGAATATTCAAGAGCCTATGAAGAAAGTGAAGCCCCGAGTCTTTGCCATGACATGA